A single region of the Bartonella harrusi genome encodes:
- a CDS encoding tail protein X, whose translation MKLPVKHIVVELEDLSLDLICFQHAMAVLGDRQQAGFLEGYLEATLRANSGIAQYGAVLPRGLEITLPEFVFVPPQSRVKRLWD comes from the coding sequence ATGAAGCTACCAGTAAAGCACATTGTTGTAGAGTTAGAAGATCTCAGTCTCGATCTGATTTGCTTTCAACATGCCATGGCGGTGTTAGGAGACCGTCAACAGGCTGGATTCTTAGAGGGCTATTTAGAAGCCACCTTGAGAGCCAATTCAGGGATTGCCCAATATGGTGCTGTTTTGCCACGGGGTTTAGAGATCACTTTGCCTGAATTTGTCTTTGTTCCTCCTCAAAGCAGAGTGAAGCGGTTATGGGATTAA
- a CDS encoding phage tail protein, producing the protein MQDPLMMLGPHQFYVDWLNFQYFEEEFSASWVSMERFGKAPSLQFTGYGNDAKTIHGVWFPEEFGDCIAIDALTMTIRAAKPVQMLRWVNDISYSAIFHGPVVITSITKDHDYISRSGQSQRIRYSISLLPFFDGGKPQGYFQEGRQL; encoded by the coding sequence ATGCAAGATCCTTTGATGATGCTAGGCCCGCATCAATTTTATGTCGATTGGCTGAATTTCCAATACTTTGAAGAAGAGTTTTCCGCCTCATGGGTGTCTATGGAGCGTTTTGGCAAAGCCCCCAGCTTGCAATTTACCGGCTATGGCAATGATGCCAAAACCATCCATGGCGTATGGTTTCCAGAAGAGTTTGGTGATTGTATAGCCATTGATGCACTCACTATGACCATACGAGCAGCAAAACCGGTACAGATGCTTCGTTGGGTCAATGATATAAGCTATAGTGCCATATTCCATGGTCCCGTGGTGATCACCTCGATCACCAAAGACCACGATTATATCAGTCGCTCTGGTCAATCGCAGCGTATCCGTTATTCCATCAGTCTGTTGCCCTTTTTTGATGGGGGCAAACCACAAGGATATTTCCAAGAGGGACGACAGCTATGA
- a CDS encoding Bgr_08870 family protein → MTKTKKLAMELPKEGRFISSEFPILRENLTKLDQAIMEVEEKLDEKAPAKHTHSIGDVADLEAALKGKMAADKTFTLTDLSDIEGAQDAANNYVLYKASNNHFTFGSAVSLLGAHQHKIEDIVGLDRFRAKINEDLTSYGRLAQANEWQNYNKFTRKVTIAGGLELIGNSSLNLMHNGEIVTSLSITGSKLKGPLKVDGAEVFSKDEAVVALQEIRDEITKLRKATSPLEVLVTESGPIPWPEGVSDNTDIEIWAWGGGGGGGYGGWFKKPLNGGISYYGGGGAGGGRAVYVKIKASQLRSAKAIEIGRGGRGASSGGGSYAGGYTRIAGIIIAYGGAGGGDGASGRGGVPNFNGGRGGDASFNGYRGSSFIYAGGNGGDGGSGNGGNSFFGGGGGAGAQNGNGGYGGESQKGGHGGKGCNGSGQGGGGGGGYFLGEDGSSGKGGNGGNGAVLLRFFI, encoded by the coding sequence ATGACAAAAACCAAAAAGCTTGCAATGGAATTGCCTAAAGAAGGGCGTTTTATCAGTTCTGAATTTCCCATTTTGCGTGAGAACTTGACAAAACTTGATCAAGCCATAATGGAAGTTGAGGAAAAGCTAGACGAAAAAGCCCCTGCAAAACACACGCATAGCATAGGGGATGTTGCAGATCTTGAGGCAGCCCTCAAAGGCAAAATGGCAGCGGATAAAACCTTCACTTTAACCGATTTGAGTGATATCGAGGGTGCACAAGATGCCGCTAACAATTATGTTCTCTACAAAGCAAGCAACAATCATTTTACCTTTGGCAGTGCTGTCTCACTTCTTGGAGCACACCAACATAAAATTGAAGATATTGTTGGTCTTGATAGATTTAGAGCCAAGATTAACGAAGATCTGACAAGCTATGGGCGCTTAGCGCAAGCCAATGAATGGCAGAATTATAACAAATTTACCCGCAAAGTGACCATTGCTGGTGGTTTGGAACTCATAGGTAATTCGTCATTGAATCTCATGCATAATGGGGAAATCGTCACAAGTCTCAGCATCACGGGCAGCAAGCTTAAAGGACCGCTCAAGGTTGATGGTGCGGAAGTTTTTAGCAAAGATGAAGCTGTTGTTGCTCTTCAAGAAATACGTGATGAAATCACAAAACTGAGGAAAGCGACCTCTCCCCTAGAAGTTCTTGTAACAGAAAGTGGTCCCATTCCATGGCCTGAAGGTGTTAGCGATAACACCGATATCGAAATATGGGCTTGGGGTGGAGGAGGTGGTGGTGGATATGGAGGCTGGTTCAAAAAACCACTTAATGGTGGTATTAGCTACTATGGTGGTGGTGGTGCTGGTGGAGGCCGAGCTGTGTATGTTAAAATCAAAGCTTCACAGCTAAGATCGGCAAAAGCTATTGAAATTGGTCGAGGAGGCCGCGGTGCATCTTCGGGAGGGGGTTCCTACGCTGGTGGTTATACACGCATTGCAGGAATTATTATAGCATATGGGGGTGCAGGAGGAGGTGATGGTGCCAGTGGCCGCGGCGGCGTACCAAATTTCAATGGTGGCCGTGGCGGCGATGCTAGTTTTAATGGTTATAGAGGGAGCTCTTTTATTTATGCCGGTGGGAATGGCGGCGATGGGGGGAGTGGGAATGGCGGAAACTCTTTTTTTGGTGGCGGTGGGGGTGCTGGTGCTCAGAATGGTAACGGTGGTTATGGCGGAGAGAGCCAGAAAGGTGGTCATGGTGGTAAAGGCTGCAATGGCAGTGGACAAGGAGGTGGCGGTGGAGGTGGTTATTTCCTAGGAGAAGATGGTAGTTCTGGTAAAGGTGGCAATGGTGGCAACGGAGCAGTGTTGTTGAGGTTTTTTATATAG
- a CDS encoding phage major tail tube protein, giving the protein MTLRIVRGFTLIVDDDVNLHLDLETLKLPTLEELTETYQPGGSDMQIDVSGLGVKALSLQMKIRSHTPEVIGIFAGPPGLRHKFTGKKHVVSEEDGREHEHSIDVTGRLVKVDSEGLSAGKATGYDCEIKNIWDYSEYWDGAVLHRFSFKRGGWLVRNGQDIGGRRRSILNL; this is encoded by the coding sequence ATGACTTTACGGATTGTTCGTGGTTTTACCCTGATTGTTGATGATGATGTCAATCTTCATCTTGATCTTGAAACGCTGAAACTGCCCACCTTAGAAGAACTCACCGAAACCTATCAACCGGGCGGTTCTGATATGCAAATTGATGTGAGTGGTCTTGGTGTGAAAGCTTTAAGCTTGCAAATGAAGATCCGCAGCCATACCCCCGAAGTTATCGGTATCTTTGCTGGTCCCCCTGGTCTTCGTCATAAATTTACCGGCAAAAAACATGTGGTGTCTGAAGAAGATGGCCGCGAGCATGAACATTCCATTGATGTCACAGGGCGCTTGGTCAAAGTCGATAGCGAAGGGCTTTCTGCTGGAAAAGCGACGGGCTATGATTGTGAGATTAAGAATATTTGGGACTATAGCGAATATTGGGATGGTGCTGTTTTGCATCGCTTTTCGTTTAAACGGGGCGGTTGGCTTGTGCGCAATGGGCAGGATATTGGTGGGCGCAGGCGCTCTATCCTTAATTTATAG
- a CDS encoding phage late control D family protein, with the protein MGLRRSTPFIEVKVGEKTVHEVFYQRLLSATITDHAGNEADRFEAEFDDRDNDLEVPQKNSTLQVKFGYQDSISAVMGRFVVESVVSIGGSDGEILRLCGKSASMRGELKEQTSEHFDNQTIGEIVESLAKRHGYQSKVDQEFYSKTLPYVVCTNQSTIDFLTRLAERMQARFFIKDNKFLFLSGNILPAITLAKHDCSSWEFTLEPRTQYGSVESTYFDRSQGKQLSVKYQTNLQGPTRRLRGCYPCREEALAAAASESDRLCRGMGSGSLALEGRPEIMADQPLILQGFREQINGAWKAATVTHRYEKQSGYTTEITLEAPEKGKEPWEKSTS; encoded by the coding sequence ATGGGATTAAGGCGGAGCACTCCTTTTATTGAGGTTAAGGTTGGAGAAAAAACCGTCCATGAGGTTTTCTACCAGCGTCTTCTTAGCGCCACCATTACCGATCATGCCGGCAATGAAGCCGATCGCTTTGAAGCGGAGTTTGATGATAGGGACAATGATTTAGAGGTTCCACAAAAGAACAGCACTCTGCAGGTGAAGTTTGGTTATCAGGACAGCATCAGTGCTGTTATGGGGCGTTTTGTTGTCGAATCGGTTGTCAGTATCGGGGGCAGTGATGGAGAGATTTTACGCCTTTGCGGCAAAAGCGCTTCGATGCGTGGCGAACTCAAAGAACAGACAAGTGAGCATTTTGACAATCAAACCATTGGTGAGATTGTCGAAAGCTTAGCCAAGCGTCATGGTTATCAATCCAAAGTCGACCAAGAGTTTTATAGCAAAACCTTGCCTTATGTGGTGTGCACCAATCAGTCGACAATTGATTTTTTAACCCGCCTTGCGGAGCGTATGCAGGCACGTTTTTTTATCAAAGACAATAAGTTTTTATTTTTAAGCGGCAACATTTTACCGGCAATCACTCTTGCCAAGCATGATTGTTCCAGTTGGGAATTTACCCTCGAGCCACGCACCCAATATGGCAGCGTTGAATCAACCTATTTTGATCGCTCGCAAGGAAAACAGCTGTCTGTCAAATATCAAACGAATCTCCAAGGCCCCACACGGCGTTTGCGTGGTTGCTATCCTTGCAGAGAGGAAGCTTTGGCTGCTGCCGCATCAGAATCAGACCGGCTGTGCCGTGGTATGGGCAGTGGTTCTTTGGCTTTAGAGGGGCGTCCAGAAATCATGGCCGATCAACCTCTCATTTTGCAAGGGTTCCGCGAGCAAATCAATGGAGCATGGAAAGCCGCAACCGTCACCCACCGCTATGAAAAACAAAGCGGCTATACCACAGAAATCACCTTAGAGGCACCAGAGAAGGGAAAAGAGCCATGGGAAAAGTCAACCTCGTAG
- a CDS encoding DUF4815 domain-containing protein, whose protein sequence is MKHESGLPFAIDRSCGKDDQQSVVFYGQRPFIQSGELNEMQTIIRGRHDRLGRLVAKEGDRVERADAFVNKNAKTVTLTEGKIYIAGDIFPVSQAVLNAVSMVGRLEIGVKLQKTWITHEDDPELLGQVPGTLAQGEPGAARETAKLVWALKEDGQQGTFFPVYILQDGILIDQKSPSLLEPAMQAIATYDRAHGHYIVNGCRVTALGRKNGCQVFSIQEGEANINGFKRKRLAALRHEEREEFSQGLVPSETHIFAPQKGKTSFTFKSYYASIADIHSLLLTKEKTVTLTRGAVVAGRDGVPDKSITSFLKVMQGNKEFKEGTDFKKTGDTIDWAPMGDEPRPGSSYTVTYRYRAQVTADKVTAQEITLSGGAQGGDIIVRYTYKLPRIDRIGLNTEGSVVYIKGISADQPMAPSVPEDVLSLATITKSWLDLPLVVNDGTRVAPYDEMWRYFQRVLSLDRLMQLERIKSNVDSKEPVAKKGMFADPFLDDSYRDEGFTQTGAVGNGILQLAIDPTFYTAPLKAPVTLDWTNEVIIAQELTTACEKINPYQNFAPLPGTITLNPATDFWHVQRTDWLSSVTNQLNMGWNRGRTIRNTEVHDDLINTHQEQIDFLRQITLGFKIEGFGKGEILDSLTFDGVNVLPKSRLVANDNGILESIFKIPENIPAGTKNVVARGKGGTLATGLFTGQGVIDVKVIRHTTTVKIWTQVDPQAQVFTPEETRQITGLDFHLCKIGNPNHDLVIDLVTTENGYPTANIQAQSFYSMKGAKTGWAQARYDVPLLVPNDRLTAFVIKTDDSDHSLSLAKLGGFDEEQQRFVSSHPYVTGPRFSSVNAQSWSAHQDEALAFRVLAARYRQTTKTIDLGTFNLVNCSDLQIRAAVELPSSDCSVIFEIERNNGTIYQLLPFQLLSLTEYISEKVRLRAILKGTEKLSPILFAPVQLIAGKIHNTATYVTRAFAFGEKARLTSYIKTFLPGGSTFTLEMQRDDGAFTPLTLEETEQLTEPLWVERKFVSHDQTAKHARLKLTLTGGPCARSMLRDFGAGIL, encoded by the coding sequence ATGAAGCATGAAAGCGGTTTACCCTTTGCAATTGACAGATCTTGCGGCAAAGACGACCAACAAAGCGTTGTTTTCTACGGGCAACGTCCCTTTATCCAAAGTGGTGAACTCAATGAGATGCAAACCATCATCAGGGGGCGCCATGACCGTTTGGGGCGCTTGGTCGCCAAAGAGGGAGACCGTGTTGAACGAGCCGATGCCTTTGTCAATAAAAACGCAAAGACCGTTACTTTAACAGAAGGCAAAATCTATATCGCAGGGGATATCTTTCCGGTCTCACAAGCGGTTCTGAATGCTGTTTCGATGGTTGGGCGTCTTGAAATCGGTGTGAAGTTGCAAAAAACATGGATTACCCATGAGGATGATCCAGAACTGTTGGGGCAGGTTCCCGGCACCTTGGCACAAGGAGAGCCCGGTGCGGCGCGCGAAACAGCAAAGCTTGTTTGGGCCTTAAAAGAGGATGGGCAGCAAGGCACGTTCTTTCCTGTTTATATCTTACAAGACGGCATTTTGATTGACCAAAAGTCCCCCTCACTGCTTGAACCCGCCATGCAAGCCATTGCGACTTATGACCGTGCCCATGGTCATTATATCGTCAATGGATGCCGGGTGACGGCTCTGGGACGAAAGAATGGATGCCAAGTGTTTAGCATTCAAGAAGGAGAAGCCAATATCAATGGCTTTAAGCGCAAACGCCTTGCTGCTTTGCGCCATGAAGAGAGGGAAGAGTTTTCGCAAGGGCTTGTGCCTAGTGAAACGCATATTTTTGCCCCGCAAAAAGGCAAAACAAGCTTTACCTTTAAAAGCTATTATGCTTCCATTGCCGATATCCACTCTCTTTTGTTGACAAAAGAAAAAACCGTTACCCTCACCCGCGGTGCGGTCGTTGCTGGGCGAGATGGTGTTCCCGATAAAAGCATCACCTCTTTTCTCAAAGTCATGCAAGGCAACAAGGAATTTAAAGAAGGAACAGATTTTAAGAAGACCGGTGATACCATTGACTGGGCACCGATGGGGGATGAACCGCGTCCTGGCAGCAGTTACACGGTAACCTATCGCTATCGTGCACAAGTAACCGCCGATAAGGTCACGGCACAGGAAATCACGCTCTCAGGGGGGGCACAAGGGGGGGATATCATTGTTCGTTACACTTACAAATTGCCCCGTATTGACCGGATAGGTCTCAATACAGAGGGCAGTGTGGTTTATATCAAGGGGATTTCGGCAGATCAACCGATGGCGCCCAGCGTTCCTGAAGATGTCCTCTCCCTTGCCACCATCACCAAGAGTTGGTTAGATCTTCCGCTTGTGGTCAATGATGGCACGCGTGTTGCCCCCTATGATGAGATGTGGCGTTATTTTCAAAGGGTGCTGTCCCTTGATCGCTTGATGCAATTAGAGCGCATTAAAAGCAATGTTGACTCTAAAGAGCCCGTTGCCAAAAAAGGCATGTTTGCTGACCCGTTTCTTGATGACAGTTATCGCGATGAAGGGTTCACGCAAACAGGAGCTGTTGGCAATGGCATTTTACAGCTGGCTATTGATCCAACCTTTTATACCGCCCCCTTAAAGGCTCCTGTCACCCTTGACTGGACCAATGAAGTGATCATTGCCCAAGAATTGACAACCGCTTGCGAAAAAATCAACCCCTATCAAAATTTTGCCCCTCTGCCTGGTACGATCACACTCAATCCCGCAACAGACTTTTGGCATGTCCAGCGCACCGATTGGCTCTCAAGCGTGACCAATCAACTGAACATGGGATGGAACCGTGGGAGAACTATCCGTAACACAGAAGTGCATGATGATCTCATCAATACGCATCAAGAACAAATCGATTTCTTAAGACAAATTACCCTTGGCTTTAAAATTGAAGGTTTTGGCAAGGGGGAAATTTTAGACAGTCTCACCTTTGATGGTGTGAATGTCTTGCCAAAAAGCCGCCTTGTTGCCAATGACAATGGCATTTTGGAAAGCATTTTCAAAATCCCTGAAAATATTCCTGCCGGCACCAAGAATGTTGTAGCACGAGGCAAAGGGGGAACCCTTGCGACGGGTCTCTTTACCGGGCAAGGTGTTATTGATGTGAAAGTGATTCGGCACACCACAACAGTCAAGATCTGGACGCAAGTGGACCCGCAAGCGCAAGTCTTTACACCAGAAGAAACACGGCAAATCACCGGTCTTGACTTTCATCTTTGCAAAATCGGCAATCCCAATCATGATCTGGTGATTGATTTGGTCACAACCGAAAACGGTTATCCCACCGCCAATATCCAAGCCCAAAGCTTTTATTCCATGAAGGGGGCAAAAACCGGATGGGCACAGGCACGCTATGATGTCCCACTCCTCGTCCCCAATGATCGGTTAACGGCTTTTGTCATTAAGACCGATGATAGTGATCATTCCCTCTCACTCGCAAAGCTTGGAGGGTTTGATGAAGAACAGCAAAGATTTGTCTCAAGCCACCCCTATGTGACCGGTCCTCGTTTTTCCTCTGTCAATGCGCAAAGTTGGAGTGCCCATCAAGATGAGGCTTTGGCTTTTCGTGTCTTGGCAGCACGCTACAGACAAACAACAAAGACCATTGATCTTGGTACCTTTAATCTTGTTAACTGTTCTGATTTGCAAATCCGTGCCGCGGTTGAATTGCCTTCTAGTGATTGTTCGGTGATCTTTGAAATTGAAAGAAACAACGGCACGATTTATCAACTCTTACCCTTTCAATTGTTAAGCCTCACCGAATATATCAGTGAAAAGGTTCGATTACGTGCCATTCTCAAAGGCACGGAGAAACTCTCCCCCATTCTGTTTGCTCCTGTTCAGTTGATTGCCGGCAAGATCCATAACACAGCAACCTATGTTACCCGTGCTTTTGCCTTTGGTGAGAAAGCAAGATTGACCAGCTATATCAAGACCTTTTTACCAGGCGGCTCCACATTCACCCTCGAGATGCAACGGGATGATGGTGCTTTTACCCCTCTCACCTTAGAGGAAACAGAACAGCTTACTGAACCCCTTTGGGTGGAGCGAAAATTTGTCAGTCACGACCAAACAGCAAAGCACGCGCGCTTGAAACTGACACTGACCGGTGGACCTTGCGCACGGTCAATGCTGCGTGATTTTGGTGCGGGTATTTTGTGA
- a CDS encoding phage tail sheath C-terminal domain-containing protein produces MATEFNHGIRIVEAGESSRPLATFDQTAIGAVVTAPDADGQIYPVNEPVLVFTHETEKIQKLGTRGTALDVINAVCAQGVEAKIVLVRVEEKSTISETQAEMVGSKAALTGVHALTHARGHLGVEPGILLAPAYSAGRLDNGKNPVADALEQVAEKLQAIAVFDTGGKNTEESLVYRADFSSRFCYLIDPFVRVANGEGGYCIKPASPFAAAMFIKRDKQKGGVFWSPSNQDVHGILGTARPISYFDGEIDHEANRLNQADIATFIPVRLSQNAQGKMAANGRILWGNHTTSSDPLWRFVNVVRTRAALEKTIINSFRPFANDENLTGQHVIAITRSLTQFLDDMIARGALLGGRVWFDRDLNSNSTLQLGKLRVEFDAEEVPPLEDLSFGSRRNGAYFDRLAEDIQKKMTYQFGDTLESYRKAARSEA; encoded by the coding sequence ATGGCAACAGAATTTAATCATGGTATCCGCATTGTTGAGGCTGGTGAAAGCTCTAGGCCGTTGGCAACATTTGATCAGACGGCGATTGGCGCGGTTGTTACAGCCCCTGATGCTGATGGACAAATTTATCCGGTAAATGAACCTGTTTTGGTTTTTACCCATGAGACAGAGAAAATCCAAAAGCTGGGGACAAGGGGCACAGCGCTTGATGTGATTAACGCTGTATGCGCGCAAGGGGTTGAGGCCAAAATTGTTCTTGTGCGGGTGGAGGAAAAGTCAACAATTTCTGAGACACAAGCCGAAATGGTGGGGTCCAAGGCTGCCTTAACCGGTGTTCATGCTTTGACCCATGCGCGTGGGCATTTAGGGGTTGAACCTGGAATTTTATTGGCACCGGCTTATAGTGCAGGGCGCCTTGATAATGGTAAAAACCCCGTGGCTGACGCGCTTGAACAGGTGGCTGAAAAGCTGCAAGCGATTGCGGTTTTTGACACAGGGGGCAAAAACACCGAAGAAAGCCTTGTTTATCGCGCCGATTTTTCCTCACGCTTTTGTTATTTGATTGACCCCTTCGTGCGGGTGGCAAACGGTGAGGGTGGTTATTGTATTAAACCGGCAAGTCCCTTTGCCGCAGCGATGTTTATCAAACGCGATAAGCAAAAGGGGGGTGTTTTTTGGTCTCCTTCAAACCAAGATGTGCACGGCATTTTAGGCACAGCGCGCCCCATTAGCTATTTTGATGGCGAAATCGATCATGAGGCAAATCGCCTTAACCAAGCCGATATTGCCACCTTTATACCGGTACGGCTTAGTCAAAACGCACAAGGAAAGATGGCTGCTAATGGACGGATTTTATGGGGCAATCATACCACATCTTCTGATCCGCTTTGGCGCTTTGTCAATGTGGTGCGCACCCGCGCAGCACTGGAAAAGACCATCATCAATAGTTTCCGCCCTTTTGCCAATGACGAAAACCTCACCGGTCAACATGTCATTGCCATTACGAGAAGTCTCACGCAGTTTCTTGATGATATGATTGCTCGTGGGGCCCTGCTTGGTGGACGTGTTTGGTTTGATCGCGATTTGAATTCCAACAGCACTTTACAATTGGGCAAGTTGCGGGTTGAATTTGATGCCGAAGAGGTGCCTCCTCTCGAAGATTTAAGTTTTGGGAGCCGGCGCAATGGCGCTTATTTTGACCGATTGGCTGAAGACATCCAAAAGAAAATGACCTACCAATTTGGCGATACGTTAGAGAGCTATCGCAAAGCAGCAAGGAGTGAAGCATGA
- a CDS encoding phage tail tape measure protein yields the protein MDVSLVVRFVNHLQEGIASAKRDLQAFSADVAHLQKQTRQHFQKWFDPQHLEDATKNAELAFIQARGRMVGAIAQTATLIAPLYKAMQFDQSMKGLEKVLDAPLHRLKELRRFALETSTKIPLAAREVLELMTSASQAGIGEQDLEAFSLYAAKAAVAFDMTGDQIGERFAKLRNVFKLSQTGIEELGDAINHLSNHMAAKASEVSDFTNRATGAATMFKLTARETAVFGTAMISAGIVPESAARGFNAMSSRIQAGGKHIEDAFANIGLSRQKFLQDLDKDATGTLVRFFDVLAKSEQGMRSLIAIAGRDFTGDFAKLVGNPELLSQALEFVQDPKVFKGSVEQEADKQATGAIRQFELLQNRIVALGISIGNVLLPHVNSLMESVGNFINGLMAWANAHPALTSAIVKTISTLMAFNIALRVLRFTMAGTRLGLLQLMTSFVKLGTLSRALKINWQSLIASGRSLGLMAATLGGSTLRLLRPMTLLVAAFRGLMVLSSAFAAAFGWVGTIVEVVAAGIASVVGAVFSPIGALIAAVVAVIMAACFALWKYWDRFSSFVKGFARGLVHAFGRIFEAVMRFFGADTATITRWKNILAAAFDFSEHWQKFKQELSAVGEWFGNAWEGFKQSIANFWSWLGSFFAREKLSEEAKAGMEQAGEDLANGIVDGFLSSITKLADFFKSLSGRIKGWIGSIDISNMFHLPSWLGGKTALQPIVQFAGHSQTSPVTTQATDKNKQSASVYHHQNVTVHVNGARDPLATGRAVSHALQRAKANALHGGTE from the coding sequence ATGGATGTTTCCCTTGTTGTGCGTTTTGTCAATCATCTGCAAGAAGGGATAGCCTCTGCCAAGCGCGATTTGCAAGCTTTTAGTGCTGATGTTGCCCATTTGCAAAAACAAACGCGCCAGCATTTTCAAAAATGGTTTGATCCTCAACATCTTGAGGATGCAACCAAGAACGCTGAACTGGCTTTTATCCAAGCGCGAGGGCGCATGGTGGGGGCGATTGCCCAAACCGCAACCTTGATTGCGCCCCTCTATAAGGCCATGCAATTTGACCAATCGATGAAGGGCTTGGAAAAGGTTCTTGATGCGCCTCTGCATCGTTTAAAGGAATTGCGCCGTTTTGCTCTTGAGACCTCAACCAAAATCCCTTTAGCTGCACGTGAGGTTTTGGAACTGATGACCAGTGCCAGCCAAGCGGGGATTGGCGAGCAAGATCTGGAAGCCTTTAGTCTTTATGCTGCCAAAGCGGCTGTGGCTTTTGATATGACGGGGGACCAGATTGGCGAACGTTTTGCCAAATTGCGCAATGTCTTTAAACTCAGTCAAACGGGCATCGAAGAGTTAGGCGATGCCATCAATCATCTCTCCAACCATATGGCGGCTAAAGCCAGTGAAGTGTCTGATTTTACCAATCGTGCCACCGGTGCTGCCACCATGTTTAAGCTCACCGCCCGTGAAACGGCTGTTTTTGGTACGGCGATGATTTCTGCGGGGATTGTCCCTGAGAGTGCGGCGCGTGGTTTTAATGCGATGAGTTCGCGTATTCAGGCAGGGGGCAAACATATTGAAGATGCTTTTGCCAATATTGGGCTGTCACGGCAAAAGTTTCTCCAAGACCTCGACAAAGATGCCACCGGCACGTTAGTGCGCTTTTTTGATGTTTTAGCCAAATCCGAACAGGGTATGCGTTCCCTGATTGCCATTGCTGGGCGCGACTTTACCGGTGACTTTGCCAAATTGGTTGGCAATCCAGAATTGTTAAGCCAAGCGCTCGAATTTGTTCAAGACCCCAAAGTCTTTAAAGGCTCCGTAGAGCAAGAAGCAGATAAACAAGCAACCGGTGCCATCCGGCAATTTGAACTTTTACAAAACCGCATCGTGGCTTTGGGCATTAGCATTGGCAACGTGTTGTTGCCCCATGTTAACAGTTTGATGGAAAGTGTTGGAAATTTTATCAATGGCTTGATGGCATGGGCCAATGCCCATCCCGCCTTAACCAGTGCGATTGTCAAAACCATTAGCACCCTGATGGCTTTTAATATTGCTCTGCGGGTATTGCGCTTTACCATGGCTGGCACACGTCTTGGGCTTCTTCAACTCATGACTTCTTTTGTTAAGCTTGGAACGCTTAGTCGTGCCCTTAAAATCAATTGGCAAAGCTTAATCGCTTCAGGGCGCTCTTTGGGACTCATGGCAGCAACTCTTGGTGGAAGCACGCTTCGTCTTCTGCGACCCATGACTTTGTTGGTGGCAGCCTTTCGCGGGCTTATGGTCTTGAGTTCCGCCTTTGCTGCTGCTTTTGGCTGGGTTGGCACAATTGTGGAAGTGGTGGCTGCTGGTATTGCTTCTGTTGTGGGTGCTGTTTTTTCCCCGATAGGGGCTTTGATTGCCGCTGTTGTGGCAGTGATCATGGCGGCTTGTTTTGCCTTGTGGAAATATTGGGATCGGTTTTCCTCTTTTGTCAAAGGTTTTGCTCGCGGGCTGGTCCATGCTTTTGGCCGTATCTTTGAAGCTGTCATGCGCTTTTTTGGTGCTGATACCGCAACCATTACAAGATGGAAAAACATCCTTGCTGCTGCCTTTGACTTCTCTGAACATTGGCAAAAGTTCAAACAGGAACTTAGCGCTGTTGGCGAGTGGTTTGGCAATGCCTGGGAGGGTTTTAAGCAAAGCATTGCCAATTTTTGGAGCTGGTTGGGCAGTTTTTTTGCCCGCGAAAAGCTCTCAGAAGAAGCCAAAGCGGGTATGGAACAGGCCGGAGAGGATCTTGCCAATGGGATTGTCGATGGCTTTCTGTCCTCCATCACAAAGTTGGCTGATTTTTTTAAATCTTTATCTGGTCGCATCAAAGGATGGATTGGTTCGATTGATATCTCTAACATGTTTCATTTGCCCAGTTGGCTTGGTGGCAAAACAGCTTTGCAGCCAATTGTACAATTTGCCGGTCACTCGCAAACCAGCCCTGTGACAACGCAGGCAACGGACAAAAACAAGCAGAGCGCATCCGTTTATCACCATCAAAATGTCACGGTGCATGTCAATGGGGCGCGTGATCCTCTTGCTACCGGCCGTGCGGTAAGTCATGCCCTCCAACGGGCAAAAGCCAATGCCTTGCATGGCGGCACAGAATAA